Proteins from one Prosthecobacter sp. genomic window:
- a CDS encoding neutral/alkaline non-lysosomal ceramidase N-terminal domain-containing protein — translation MKRLLLQICLAWTVSGLLSAAELAEWKAAAAKAVITPTEPMYLAGFANREVPAEGTAMELHAKSLAIEDKQGARFVMVTLDLVEVTYQLRDAVAAAVKTKFGLPEKALLLNCSHTHCGPELRYTELEFMSFTDPLRKERCLRYNAFLTDKIIGIIGESLQHLEPATVSYGHARCGFAMNRRLKSDRPTGDPYLNSPNPEGVVDHDVPVLTVNSAAGKLSAIVFGYACHNTSMSLKQWHGDYAGHAQQMIEEAHPGTVALFMMGCGGDQNAYPRFSPIFSLRHGQSLATAVEAAIDAKPKPIRGPLRIDWQTTRLDYQSIPTAELIEKRLSTGEGYDKGYEVYQRKWDEKRLYAIKNGGLRDHYDYPIQTVRFGSDLTFVALSGETCVDYSLRLKREFTGPGRLWVAGYSNDILAYIPSKRVLQEGGYEAFRSLMYWSNPLHPDKFADTLEERIIGKVGEMLK, via the coding sequence ATGAAACGACTTCTACTTCAGATCTGTCTCGCCTGGACCGTCAGTGGCCTCTTGTCGGCCGCTGAACTTGCGGAATGGAAAGCAGCAGCAGCCAAAGCAGTCATCACACCGACGGAGCCGATGTATCTCGCGGGCTTCGCGAATCGTGAGGTGCCGGCGGAAGGCACGGCGATGGAGTTGCATGCGAAGTCCCTCGCCATTGAGGACAAACAAGGCGCGCGCTTCGTCATGGTGACGCTCGATCTCGTGGAGGTGACGTATCAGCTCCGCGATGCGGTGGCAGCTGCGGTGAAGACAAAGTTTGGGCTGCCGGAGAAGGCGCTGCTGCTCAACTGCTCGCACACGCACTGCGGGCCGGAGCTGCGCTACACCGAGTTGGAGTTCATGAGCTTCACCGATCCGCTGCGGAAAGAGCGCTGCCTGCGCTACAACGCGTTTTTGACGGACAAGATCATCGGCATCATTGGCGAGTCCTTGCAGCATCTGGAACCGGCGACGGTGAGCTATGGACATGCGCGCTGCGGCTTCGCGATGAACCGCCGACTGAAGAGCGACAGGCCGACGGGCGATCCTTACTTAAACAGTCCGAATCCCGAGGGCGTGGTGGATCACGATGTGCCGGTGCTGACGGTGAACTCGGCAGCAGGCAAGCTAAGCGCGATTGTCTTCGGCTACGCCTGTCACAATACATCGATGAGCCTCAAGCAGTGGCATGGCGATTACGCGGGCCATGCGCAGCAGATGATCGAGGAAGCGCATCCGGGCACGGTGGCGTTGTTCATGATGGGCTGCGGCGGCGATCAGAATGCGTATCCGAGATTCAGCCCGATCTTCAGCTTGCGCCACGGCCAAAGTCTCGCCACGGCGGTGGAGGCAGCCATTGATGCGAAGCCAAAGCCGATCCGAGGGCCACTGCGCATCGACTGGCAGACGACGCGGCTTGATTACCAGTCGATTCCGACGGCGGAGCTGATCGAGAAGCGTCTCAGCACCGGCGAAGGCTATGACAAGGGCTACGAGGTCTATCAGCGCAAGTGGGACGAGAAACGGCTGTATGCGATCAAGAATGGTGGATTGCGCGATCACTACGATTACCCGATTCAAACCGTGCGCTTTGGCAGCGATCTGACTTTCGTGGCGCTGAGTGGCGAGACGTGTGTGGATTACTCTCTGCGGTTGAAGCGCGAGTTCACCGGCCCAGGCCGCTTGTGGGTCGCGGGTTACAGCAACGACATCCTCGCCTACATCCCGAGCAAGCGCGTGCTGCAAGAAGGTGGCTACGAAGCATTTCGTTCGCTCATGTATTGGTCCAATCCACTGCACCCTGACAAGTTCGCCGACACGCTGGAGGAGCGCATCATCGGGAAGGTGGGAGAGATGCTGAAGTAG
- a CDS encoding sialidase family protein, translating to MKQLCFICCALSATISAVDLQITVAPRVSVVERDGITGAGQIVSAGDRLLMFYPNHPDDFGGSGGMGASVSEDGGATWKAQPDDWPMPKMVDLWADKLRNGDLLAFGIRWVPDPKKHGEITAQDVPADAYQIAISKDQGRTWQSETAVIDCPSEFGVIARPLPHTFEDEKGVLFMPAYAWGKHGNHALLLTSADRGRHWTVLSSITTAAAMVKAGAPVTTPWLETTVSPTKGGDWLAIVRTGSSAKASLVSVRSADRCKTWSAPEKLSAAGKLPTLQLLPNGALALLTAHSKNHCRLYLSADGTGREWSPAHILTSLCGGNAGMTATEEDSLVVITPANRRIDAWRVKLHAPSVMTKDLAAPTGITFTKGLLSWSGSAARYQVTPVLIKPAASYTDTEIYPHAVIQTAATQLDLSRQLLLGGSYRFEIAAVDREGRVSAAASSADVVVSP from the coding sequence ATGAAACAACTCTGCTTCATCTGCTGCGCACTGAGCGCCACCATCAGCGCCGTTGATCTTCAAATCACCGTCGCGCCACGAGTGAGTGTGGTGGAGCGGGATGGCATCACGGGCGCGGGACAGATCGTTTCGGCGGGAGATCGGCTGCTGATGTTTTACCCGAATCATCCCGATGACTTCGGCGGCTCAGGTGGCATGGGCGCGAGTGTTTCAGAAGATGGCGGTGCGACATGGAAGGCGCAGCCGGATGACTGGCCGATGCCGAAGATGGTGGATCTGTGGGCTGACAAGCTGCGCAATGGCGATCTGCTGGCCTTTGGCATTCGCTGGGTGCCTGATCCGAAGAAGCATGGCGAGATCACCGCGCAGGATGTGCCGGCGGACGCTTATCAAATCGCGATCTCGAAGGATCAAGGGCGGACCTGGCAGTCTGAGACAGCCGTTATCGATTGCCCGTCCGAGTTTGGCGTCATCGCACGACCGCTGCCTCACACGTTCGAGGATGAAAAGGGAGTGCTTTTCATGCCCGCGTATGCATGGGGCAAGCATGGCAATCACGCGCTGCTTTTGACCTCCGCAGATCGTGGGAGGCATTGGACGGTGCTTTCGAGCATCACGACCGCAGCGGCGATGGTGAAAGCGGGTGCGCCGGTGACGACGCCGTGGCTCGAAACAACGGTTTCGCCGACAAAAGGCGGCGACTGGCTCGCCATCGTGCGCACGGGCAGCAGCGCGAAGGCATCGCTCGTGAGCGTGCGGTCTGCGGATCGCTGCAAGACGTGGTCAGCACCGGAAAAGCTGTCCGCAGCAGGCAAGTTGCCGACGTTGCAGCTCTTGCCAAATGGAGCGCTCGCGCTACTCACGGCGCACAGCAAGAATCACTGCCGCCTTTACCTCTCCGCCGATGGAACGGGACGTGAGTGGAGTCCGGCGCACATTCTCACCAGCCTATGCGGCGGAAATGCGGGCATGACGGCCACGGAAGAAGATTCGCTTGTCGTCATCACGCCTGCGAATCGCCGTATCGACGCATGGAGGGTGAAGCTTCATGCTCCAAGTGTGATGACGAAGGACTTGGCCGCGCCAACGGGGATCACGTTTACAAAAGGCCTGCTGTCCTGGTCGGGATCGGCAGCGCGGTATCAAGTGACGCCGGTTTTGATCAAGCCTGCTGCGAGCTACACCGACACGGAAATTTATCCTCATGCCGTTATCCAAACTGCGGCGACGCAGCTCGATCTCAGCCGACAGCTTCTCTTGGGTGGTAGCTACCGGTTTGAAATCGCGGCGGTGGATCGTGAGGGCCGCGTTTCGGCGGCGGCGAGCAGTGCGGATGTCGTGGTGAGTCCATGA
- a CDS encoding sulfatase, which translates to MIRFVAFFSLVLSVTIQAQEKRPNILWLIAEDFGPHLGCYGTKEVNTPVLDGLAAKGMRFTRYYTTAPVCSASRSAFNTGMYQTTIGAHHHRSHRDDGYTLPAGVKLISERMREARYFTANVKELPAEAGFKGSGKTDWNFAPPMKPFDSANWDDLKTHQPFYAQVNFQETHRTFHAPVHADPAKVEIPPYYPDHEVTRKDWAQYLDAATELDRKIGKIMELMKRDGLLENTVICFVGDNGQAHVRGKQFCYEEGLNVPFLLSWPSGLPTPAGYEGGKTSDRLLMSIDLTATSLAWAGIAKPKGMQGQVFMGAKAEPAREYVFGARDRCDMTVFRLRTVRDARYRYIRNFTPDRPFLQFNRYKEAQYPVWNLIKELAAQDKLTPGQAVLAAPTMPEEELYDMQADPHQIQNLAKSNQPEHRAALERLSGVLTTWIEQTKDQGRIPEPEEVAKNEGSTKGPPQEKKGKGKKKKEE; encoded by the coding sequence ATGATTCGATTTGTTGCGTTCTTCAGTTTGGTTTTATCCGTCACGATTCAGGCGCAGGAAAAACGTCCGAACATTCTCTGGCTGATCGCGGAGGATTTCGGGCCGCATTTGGGGTGTTATGGCACGAAGGAAGTCAATACCCCTGTGTTGGACGGGCTGGCGGCGAAGGGGATGCGGTTCACGCGGTATTACACGACGGCACCGGTTTGCTCGGCGAGCCGGTCGGCTTTCAATACCGGAATGTACCAGACGACCATCGGCGCGCACCATCATCGGTCGCATCGGGATGATGGTTACACGTTGCCTGCAGGGGTGAAGTTGATCAGCGAGCGGATGCGGGAAGCGCGGTATTTTACGGCGAATGTGAAGGAACTGCCGGCGGAGGCGGGATTCAAGGGGTCGGGGAAGACGGACTGGAATTTCGCGCCGCCGATGAAGCCGTTTGATTCGGCAAACTGGGATGATTTGAAGACGCACCAGCCGTTTTATGCGCAGGTGAACTTTCAGGAGACGCACCGGACGTTTCATGCACCGGTGCATGCCGATCCGGCGAAGGTGGAGATTCCACCGTATTATCCCGACCATGAGGTGACGCGGAAGGACTGGGCGCAGTATCTGGATGCGGCGACGGAGCTGGACCGGAAGATCGGCAAGATCATGGAGCTGATGAAGCGTGACGGCTTGCTGGAGAACACGGTGATCTGCTTCGTGGGTGACAACGGCCAGGCGCATGTGCGCGGGAAGCAGTTCTGCTATGAGGAGGGGCTGAATGTTCCGTTCCTTTTGAGCTGGCCGTCCGGTCTGCCGACTCCGGCGGGTTATGAAGGAGGCAAGACGAGTGATCGCTTGCTGATGTCGATTGATCTGACGGCGACATCACTGGCTTGGGCGGGCATTGCGAAGCCAAAGGGGATGCAGGGGCAGGTGTTCATGGGCGCGAAGGCGGAACCGGCGCGGGAATATGTCTTTGGCGCGCGAGACCGCTGTGACATGACGGTGTTCCGGCTGCGGACGGTGCGGGATGCGCGCTACCGCTACATCCGCAACTTCACGCCAGACCGGCCGTTCCTGCAATTCAACCGCTACAAGGAGGCGCAGTATCCGGTGTGGAATCTGATCAAGGAACTGGCCGCGCAGGACAAGCTGACACCCGGGCAGGCTGTCCTGGCGGCGCCGACGATGCCGGAGGAAGAGCTTTACGACATGCAGGCCGATCCGCATCAGATCCAGAACCTCGCAAAGTCGAACCAACCGGAGCATCGCGCGGCGCTGGAGCGCTTGAGCGGGGTTCTGACGACATGGATCGAGCAGACGAAGGATCAGGGGCGGATTCCAGAGCCGGAGGAAGTGGCGAAGAATGAAGGCAGCACGAAGGGGCCGCCGCAGGAGAAGAAAGGGAAGGGGAAAAAGAAAAAGGAGGAGTGA
- a CDS encoding M14 family metallocarboxypeptidase, with protein MKLLPNHRAHDAQHLIQRWRVLAREAECRVKVLCVADELPVITVESTAAHEGVPAVYLSAGVHGDEPGAAWGLLTWAEKHVHDLKRGSFLIAPCLNPVGLTLNTRADHRGIDINRRFHDAEDLICGPWQRWITGRAMRFGLCLHEDYDGQGIYLYELNHARQTAGHGIIERCSRVIAPDPRKNIDGQRAKSGVIRRRTLPTHLPGMPEAIELHLRGCPLTLTFETPSEFDLDTRVRAQVAFLEAATAFLKES; from the coding sequence GTGAAGCTGCTCCCCAACCACCGCGCCCATGACGCGCAGCACCTCATCCAGCGCTGGCGCGTGCTAGCGCGAGAGGCGGAGTGCCGTGTGAAGGTGTTGTGTGTGGCGGATGAACTGCCAGTGATCACGGTTGAATCGACGGCGGCGCATGAAGGCGTGCCCGCAGTTTATCTTTCCGCCGGTGTGCATGGCGATGAACCGGGCGCGGCCTGGGGGCTTTTGACGTGGGCGGAGAAGCACGTGCATGACTTGAAACGCGGCTCGTTCCTGATCGCTCCATGCCTCAATCCAGTCGGCCTTACGTTGAACACGCGGGCGGATCATCGTGGGATCGACATCAACCGCCGGTTTCATGATGCGGAGGATCTGATCTGCGGTCCGTGGCAGCGCTGGATCACCGGACGTGCGATGCGCTTTGGCCTGTGTTTGCATGAGGATTACGACGGGCAGGGGATTTATCTCTACGAACTCAATCATGCGCGACAAACAGCGGGTCATGGCATCATTGAGCGATGTTCGCGTGTGATTGCGCCTGATCCGCGCAAAAACATCGACGGCCAGCGTGCGAAGAGTGGTGTGATCCGCCGCCGCACACTGCCGACACATCTGCCGGGCATGCCGGAGGCGATCGAACTGCATCTGCGCGGCTGCCCGCTGACGCTGACGTTTGAGACACCGTCCGAATTTGATCTCGACACGCGAGTGCGGGCGCAGGTGGCGTTCCTTGAGGCGGCGACGGCGTTCTTGAAAGAATCATGA
- a CDS encoding alpha/beta fold hydrolase: MKTFSILRMAWLVFVAGLCGCAAIPKIGGGHGMLRADDWVSFDDKTMPWKSWQVPAGVTQRGVVIAVHGLSGAKSDFWYLGEMLPKRGYAVYAYDLRGQGNDPVLTDRGDISSEKAWKRDLATFHSLVKRRHSKTPVFWYGESLGSLIALHTAADLLGNRDDPDGIILASPVAGLRMAVNGFQRFLLEMAAKLSPRTRYSLGELAGVDESKIQVTSNSTHGGQMAVTPHHVSAFSLRLLTTIGGMLDGNADSAHRLKMPVLFVASPNDVLSSADQIQTLFAEVRSRDKKLLWYTRSYHLLLHDVQREEVVKDVARWLDRQIKSTRR; encoded by the coding sequence ATGAAGACGTTTTCCATCCTCCGCATGGCATGGCTCGTCTTTGTGGCGGGCCTGTGCGGTTGTGCGGCGATACCGAAAATCGGTGGCGGCCATGGCATGCTGCGGGCGGACGACTGGGTGAGTTTTGATGACAAGACGATGCCGTGGAAGTCCTGGCAGGTGCCCGCAGGAGTGACGCAGCGCGGCGTGGTGATCGCGGTGCATGGTCTGAGCGGCGCGAAGTCAGACTTCTGGTATCTGGGCGAGATGCTGCCGAAGCGCGGCTACGCCGTGTATGCGTACGATTTGAGAGGGCAGGGGAATGATCCAGTGCTGACGGATCGTGGCGACATCTCTAGCGAAAAAGCGTGGAAGCGTGATCTGGCCACATTTCACAGTCTGGTGAAGCGCAGGCACTCGAAAACGCCGGTGTTCTGGTATGGCGAGAGTTTGGGCAGTCTCATCGCCCTGCACACGGCCGCAGACTTGCTGGGGAATCGTGACGACCCGGATGGCATCATCCTCGCCTCGCCTGTGGCCGGGCTGCGCATGGCGGTGAACGGCTTTCAGCGGTTTCTGCTCGAAATGGCGGCCAAGCTTTCACCTCGGACGCGCTATTCACTTGGAGAACTGGCTGGTGTGGATGAATCCAAGATCCAGGTCACTTCAAACAGCACCCACGGCGGTCAGATGGCGGTAACGCCGCATCATGTCAGCGCTTTTTCACTGCGGCTGCTCACAACCATCGGCGGCATGCTGGATGGAAACGCCGACTCGGCGCATCGTTTGAAAATGCCGGTTCTGTTTGTGGCATCGCCGAACGATGTGCTTTCCTCGGCGGATCAGATCCAGACGCTTTTTGCCGAAGTGCGCAGCCGTGACAAGAAACTGCTGTGGTACACCCGCTCATACCATCTGCTGCTGCATGACGTGCAGCGCGAGGAGGTGGTGAAAGATGTCGCCCGCTGGCTGGACCGCCAGATCAAATCCACCCGCCGCTGA
- a CDS encoding sulfatase-like hydrolase/transferase has protein sequence MKALVILLLGTFAFQASAAEAKRPNILFIYADDQSTKTVGCYPDSWPWVKTPNIDALAKNGVRFHAAYLGSWCMPSRATLLTGRHPHGIESMSMAGKYPGSTYDPKQCPFIPAEMRKQGWHTAHIGKWHTGTDNGWGRDWDHQIVWNRPLHPENAGAYYETQILSIDGKEQTVEGYPADNYTKWSLDYIRGKNRDASKPWYLWLCYGSVHGPSKPAKRHLGSYKDAEVPVPADIFPPREGKPDYLNKMQAWAKGEDGHPIAKKGGEAFGETKKAKRFDDWVRQVNECVPAIDEGVGQLIAALKESGQYDNTLIIYTADQGFSMGEHGFRTKLAPYDANYRSPLIVSMPARFPTGKVCAASVNAPDLAATFLAISGVKVPWQVHGRDLTPLLEKPDTAWPHACYYEHMGNEYGSKVSQTILTGAKQDNHQGVPLYSAVIQDRFKLIHYLDGQSGEELYDLKSDPEELKNLIGDATHADRITKLREAMKAELKRTEAGFVDSVMK, from the coding sequence ATGAAAGCACTCGTCATCCTCCTGCTCGGCACCTTCGCATTTCAAGCCTCGGCGGCGGAGGCAAAACGTCCGAACATCCTGTTCATCTACGCCGACGACCAATCGACCAAAACCGTTGGCTGTTACCCCGATTCCTGGCCCTGGGTGAAGACACCGAACATTGATGCGCTGGCGAAAAATGGCGTGCGCTTCCACGCCGCTTATCTTGGCTCCTGGTGCATGCCCTCGCGCGCCACGCTGCTCACCGGACGCCATCCGCATGGCATTGAGTCGATGTCGATGGCGGGCAAGTATCCCGGCAGCACTTACGATCCAAAGCAGTGCCCGTTCATTCCCGCCGAAATGCGCAAGCAAGGCTGGCACACCGCGCACATCGGCAAGTGGCACACCGGCACTGACAACGGCTGGGGACGCGACTGGGATCATCAGATTGTCTGGAACCGTCCGCTGCATCCTGAAAACGCCGGCGCGTATTACGAGACGCAGATTCTCTCCATCGACGGCAAGGAGCAGACCGTGGAAGGCTATCCCGCTGACAACTACACGAAGTGGTCGCTCGACTACATCCGAGGCAAAAATCGCGACGCCTCGAAGCCCTGGTATCTCTGGCTCTGCTACGGCAGCGTGCATGGCCCCTCCAAACCCGCAAAACGCCACCTCGGCAGCTACAAGGACGCTGAAGTGCCCGTGCCTGCCGACATCTTCCCGCCACGCGAAGGCAAGCCCGATTACCTCAACAAGATGCAGGCCTGGGCCAAGGGCGAGGACGGTCATCCCATTGCCAAAAAGGGCGGCGAAGCCTTCGGTGAAACGAAAAAAGCGAAGCGCTTCGACGACTGGGTCCGCCAGGTGAACGAATGCGTCCCCGCCATCGACGAAGGCGTCGGTCAATTGATCGCCGCGCTCAAGGAATCCGGTCAATATGACAACACACTCATCATCTACACCGCCGACCAGGGTTTCAGCATGGGCGAGCACGGTTTCCGCACCAAACTGGCCCCGTATGATGCCAACTACCGCTCCCCGCTCATCGTCAGCATGCCAGCGCGCTTTCCCACCGGCAAAGTCTGCGCTGCTTCCGTGAACGCGCCCGACCTTGCCGCCACCTTCCTTGCCATCAGTGGCGTGAAAGTGCCGTGGCAGGTTCATGGTCGTGATCTCACGCCACTGCTCGAAAAGCCTGACACAGCCTGGCCGCACGCCTGCTACTACGAGCACATGGGCAACGAGTACGGCTCCAAAGTCAGCCAGACCATTCTCACTGGCGCCAAGCAGGACAATCACCAGGGCGTACCGCTTTACTCCGCCGTCATCCAGGACCGCTTCAAGCTCATTCATTACCTCGACGGCCAGTCCGGCGAGGAACTCTACGATTTAAAGTCCGATCCCGAAGAACTGAAAAATCTCATTGGTGACGCCACACACGCTGATCGCATCACCAAGCTCCGCGAAGCTATGAAAGCCGAGCTCAAGCGCACCGAGGCTGGCTTTGTCGATTCCGTGATGAAGTGA
- a CDS encoding sialidase family protein, whose translation MKRFLILLLLSSTLFAAEPLLNLPGTDGDPAKIDFAKLPVLKGTHAVVCPYEEAWKFQLHNYLLHHEGKFWCMWSAGPVVEDVPTQHVRYATSEDGLKWSTPKNLTGMPLEGRAYIARGFWLRDGEMLALAASYQGKGAFGVNKDLKLVAFAWDKKGDTWKETAMVFENAINNFSPQKLSTGEWMMTRRDARFNVSMLIGGVKSLTEWEVVPVVERLAALKVSKFSPDEPVWWELADGTIMSAIRDNGGSQRLFRSVSNDHGRTWSNPEVTNYPNSTSKLFTLKTSRGFRVLVSNANPAIGRREMHLAISEDGKQFTRMARLDIPSPKATTFQYPHVIEHDGSLFIAFSNKKNVTEVLKVPLDEVERLRK comes from the coding sequence ATGAAACGATTCCTCATTCTTCTACTGCTCTCTTCCACGCTGTTCGCTGCGGAGCCACTGCTGAACCTTCCAGGCACCGACGGCGACCCCGCGAAGATCGACTTCGCCAAGCTGCCAGTGCTGAAGGGCACGCATGCGGTGGTGTGTCCGTATGAGGAGGCGTGGAAGTTTCAGCTTCACAACTACCTGCTGCATCATGAGGGCAAGTTCTGGTGCATGTGGAGCGCGGGACCGGTGGTGGAGGATGTGCCGACGCAGCATGTGCGTTATGCGACGAGTGAGGACGGATTGAAGTGGAGCACGCCGAAAAACCTCACGGGCATGCCGCTGGAAGGCCGCGCCTACATCGCCCGCGGCTTCTGGCTGCGTGATGGCGAGATGCTGGCGCTGGCGGCGAGCTATCAGGGCAAAGGCGCGTTTGGTGTGAACAAAGATTTAAAGTTGGTGGCCTTCGCGTGGGACAAAAAGGGCGACACTTGGAAAGAGACGGCAATGGTGTTTGAGAACGCGATCAACAATTTCTCACCGCAAAAGCTCTCCACCGGCGAATGGATGATGACGCGGCGGGATGCGCGCTTCAATGTCTCGATGCTCATCGGCGGCGTGAAATCGCTGACGGAGTGGGAGGTTGTGCCGGTGGTGGAACGGCTGGCGGCGCTGAAGGTGAGCAAGTTCAGCCCGGACGAGCCGGTCTGGTGGGAACTGGCTGATGGCACGATCATGTCGGCCATTCGCGACAATGGCGGATCGCAGCGGCTGTTCCGCTCCGTCTCGAATGACCATGGGCGCACCTGGAGCAACCCGGAGGTCACGAACTACCCGAATTCGACGAGCAAGCTGTTCACGTTGAAGACGAGTCGTGGCTTCCGGGTGCTGGTTTCAAACGCGAACCCCGCGATAGGTCGGCGTGAGATGCACCTCGCGATCTCGGAGGATGGAAAACAGTTCACTCGCATGGCGAGACTCGACATTCCGTCGCCGAAAGCGACGACGTTTCAGTATCCGCACGTCATCGAGCACGACGGGAGTCTGTTCATCGCGTTCTCGAACAAGAAGAACGTCACCGAGGTGCTGAAGGTGCCGCTGGATGAGGTGGAACGGCTGCGGAAATGA